Sequence from the Balaenoptera acutorostrata chromosome 4, mBalAcu1.1, whole genome shotgun sequence genome:
taaatgaagaaTGTTACTCTTTTGGTCAATACCCCGAAGCTATACATCCTGAACTTCCTTGTTTCTTGCGGACAGAGGGTATGGGGAACTATGTCATGTTTCGTCGGATGTGTGTCTGCTCACCTCTGTACCAAGCATTGGGCCAGAAACTGAGGATGCAGAAATAAGGACAAACTTCCTGCCTTCCAGAGGCACAGCCTCCACTAGCGAGAAGACCCAAATATGTTAATTATAGAAGAAATAAGTAGAAAATGTTGACTAGCGATTTTTTTTCGCATGTATGACTTGTTAATAAAGACTGACCAGTCCTATCTTGATGTTCAAACTGCCTGATTTCTTGgccttttgtgttttttgttgcaCAAGTAGACAAAAGTGATTGTTTACTTGGCCAATGCCAGTGAAGGAATATTTTATGATTCCTAGTTTTGTGAGTGACAAATGCAAGCCCATTTGAACCATGAAactcttagctttttttttttttaaagttctgcacATACCattgaaatatacaaataatagaagcaaaagaaaagcGTATAAATGTTCCTAATCTAGGCTAACTATGGTCAAGGTAAAGAGCATCTCTGCTTAGTCTAGAAAATTGACAGAGCAGAGCAGGTAGAGCTTTCTTCCCTTCTGCATGCAGATAGTTTTTTCTAAACTATGTTTGATTATATTTTTTGGACCCTGTGTTTATTATTTTGATCACTCAGAGGAAATGCTTACCTTTGAAGTGACATCCTAGGGCAGTGCTTTGCAATATCCTTTATTAAGCTTTACTGTGTCTATtcacatttataatattttgattCTTATTTTAGAAGGAGGATTTTAAGAAGGTCAGTGCAGTATCTTTGTGATTGAATTCCAAGATTACTTAGCAGGGGTCCATGTATATAAGGGTGTTGAATCATTGTGAACTGGGAATGCATTCAAGTTCAAGCTTAACTGAGAATcctctattaaatatttaaaagtgaagCATTCTTTTAAAAGAGGCCTATGGGCCTGGACAGCATAGAAATGGGTGAACACAGCACCACTAAGCAGCAAAAGCAGAGCTGGGACCTGAGCTTGTTGTTCCTCCAACCTTGGCTGTCTCCTCAGCCCCTCACCCCTTTTATTGATGGCGTTCTGCTTTCTAACACGTTGGGGATCCCCAGCCCATTAACTTTCATTTGCTCACATTGTCCTTCCATGGGCTTCCGAAATGTGGCAAATATTTCAGGGCCCAGTGTGGTCCTGACCTGGATTTGCTTACTGGCTTTGCCACTAGCAGTTAAAGGACCTCGAACAAGAAATGTACTTTTTCCAAGTTCTAGATCCCTTACCTGTAACTGGGAGACCTTAATACCTACCTCAACATGTAAAACATGTCCACCATGGAGAAGACTCTTGATAAATCTATCAGTAGTTTTACCCTACCATCTTAAGATCAGTTACCACCTTGGATCACTAAGAAATGATGTTTGCAGAGAAATATGGATGTAAGCACCTAGATATTTAGTGCAATAGGAGAAAAAAGCAAATCTGGAGgtggatattttatttataaaattaaacctAATTTATTTTGCAAAAATCAACACATACATGTTCAGATCTGGTTTATCTTCAAAACacgtatttttgtttttttaacaaacatGCAAGCTAATTTGGCATGCCAAACATTCTTCTCTTTAGCTCTccttggaaaaattttttttcataacacaaaCAAGGGTGCAAATATTGTCCAAAAACTATTTACATTTTTACCCTCCAGAATTACTAACATTAAGATTtattgagaggaaagaaaaacttcAAGGTTTGGCCTTTGGCATTCACATTTGATTCAGCAGTATAATTAAAaacttgtatttgtttttaagataAACACTTTGAAGGAAATTTAATAAATCTTGGTTTTGCTCTGCAAAGGAGCCACTGTATCAAAACATTTAACTGGAGCTGTCGAGTTCCTGCTGGTAGAATATTACTTCCAGCCTATTTATTAGCTTTTCTTCCTGTAGTCCAATATATGATTCCCCACACTCCACCCCTCCACTGAGTGAAAACACAGAAACGATGCAATTTCTTGTCTCTTTTCCCCCAGCATCATGCAAGGCAAGGCAGCATCACAAGTCACAGTATCTGAATTTActttgattatatattttttcttacactTAAAATGATTTTGTATTATAATACTTACTGGGTCATCTAAAATCAACATTGTTGATTTTAAACTGTTATAAAGCCAGACTTTTAGAGGCATTTGAAACAATTCATGAACCATGTCTGAAAGGAGATAATTACCTTCAACCTATTCTTTTGCGCTTGAAGTAAAAGAATTTTAGGTATCAGCAGGTTACTAGAAAATAAGACTTTAGGGGGTCTATATAATTTATTCAGATCTTTTTGTATATTGTAAACAAGGATAGGATACTTTTGACAGTAGTGTatgaacaactttttaaaaatatatccttcACTATAGAATAGGTATCAAGAGAGCATTTTAAATATGATTCTGATAGGTCTCTTATGAGCCTACTTCCCAGAAAAAGTTTATATGAAATttcccaattaaaaacaaaatctaaagtcaTAGATTTAAGTTGAGAGAATATGGTATGTGAGGTAAGGTCATTGTGTTATCTATGGTCTGATGCACAATGTAGCATGTACAAAAGAACCTAAAGAGACATCTATCTCAAATTTCAGGCAGGATATAAGAGTGCATAGAGAGGAGAGAGCTTTTCAGGTGAGATAGTGAAAGAAGCTACAGTATTCACCTAAATTAATACATTGTAAGCATCGTACACATATGTAATGCCAGTTCACAGGATACAAACAAGATCAATTAGAAATTGTACTGTGATAGCCACACATTTTGGAGAAAAATTCCCAAGCCAGGCGAATGTGGATTGGGATAAAAACATAGGCGGTGTATACCACCATAGCAAAAATGGTTAGTAAGATGGTGTTGAACATGGATCGCTCCCAGGGCTCCAAGACAGCACAGCAGCTAATGATTTGGTATTGATAGTACAGCCAGGAGAAATAGTCCTTCACACGTTTGAAATCCATGGCTGGCTCCTTCAAGCTGCAGAAAGTCTGTCCTGTTAAAAAAGGTAAcagattagaagaaaaaaaaaaataaagcactaaACACAGAATCTCCTTGTATTTTCATGATCTCAGCATGTCAAAAATTTTCTAAGAATGTTAATGATCATTGAGTGAATTACTAATAGGAATATtatatggaaataataacaacatATTAATCATAGGAATTAATAATATTGCCATTACTACTAAAAATTACTACTAGAATGAATAGCAATAATATTATTAACAGTAACATTTATCTAAAAATAATTGCTAGTAATAACTCTAGTGATAATAATATCTGCAGTTGAGGttaaccacattttctttagccCTGTACATTTAGAGAGATAAATGTGAATTTTCTATTTCCTACAGCATATATTCTGGTAGAAGATTAAAGAATagtgtgcagaaaagagttaatatAACAAACCTGAGGCTGCTATTTTTAGAAGGGTCCTTGGCTGGCATCTGGAAACTTGGCTTTTGGAATGTTCTTTCTGTTCCCTAATGGATAAGGATGATTCACTATGCCTAGACTGTGCAAACACTGTAATTTATGGTGAATACCTGCTTtattctgggagtctggaattttttGTAATTGCCAGGCAAAGAGTGTCCATGTGACCAGCCCCAATAAAAACCTTGGTGCTGAGTCTCTAATGGGCTTCCCTGAGCAGAAACATTGACATGTATCACTGCACTTTTTGCTGGTAAAGAAAGAAGCACACTTGGTGTGTCCACTCATGGGAGGGAGAGAACATCTGAAGCCTATAAATGGATTTCTTCAGACTCCAACCGTGTCTCTCTTCCTGACTGATCCTGTTGTATATCTTTTTGCTATAATAAACCTTAGCTGTGAGTGCGAATATATGTTGAGTCCTGTGAGTCTTTCTAGTGAGGCACTGGACATATGGATGGTCTTGGGAAACAAGACACCTCTGAAACAAAGGTGAAGCCCAAAGTGTACCTTTGGGTGGTCATTTGGTTTTTGGGTAGAGAACTTATGAAAAccatataaaaatgttttgttggCCCTCAGATAGGATCACAGTTAAAACTACGTGGAAAACCTCCTAGAAGGAAGGGcatctatcatttcttttttttttttttttgatataccaatttttatttattcattcatttcttaaaGATTCTTGGGAAGATTTTGCAGACACTCAGAGACATGGTGGGTGTCCTTGGGGAGACAAGCAGACCTGTACCTGTTGTGCTTACTCCTAGGAGTACCATAGTGCTACATCATCTAAGTCCACCTTGATAACTTTTATTATTCAAATCacagttaaatatttttgaagatcaTTCCTATGTTCTGACCTGAATGTATCTCTCTTTAATTTGATTCTCTTTTGAGTAAAAGCAAGATGTTTTTGCTCCATAAGACCGTGGACTCAGGCTATGGGGAGACTCTCATGATCCTAATGCCTGGCACAAAAACTGTCAtcagtaaatacttgctgaacaaatgagtaaatgaatgaatgacaagtaaccaacttaaaaaataattatagatgaCTCACAGTCCCGACCTAAGTGGGATCCGGTAGGCTATTGCTGACTTTCAATAACTTGGCTTTGGTAGTAAGTAACCCTTTCTGACAAGGAAAATTTCCACAAAAACTTAAAGTGGGAAAGTCTCTGTGTTACCAGGTCATGATTATTTGTAATAATGTCCAGAGTAATCCAAATAAGTAGATAATACAATTACTTAGTCTCCTAGAAGCCAGAGTGGAGATGAAGTAATTGGATTTGAATGGTTTTTCCTGGCAGGTGGACTTCAGTGAGAAGTTACCTCCAATGTTTCTTTTTCACGCCTAACTCTGGTTGCAGAGAAAGAGCAAAGGTCAAAGgtttaagagaaaataagtgaCAGAAGAAGTGATAATTTCAGTCAACAATATTATCCAAGCAACCAAGGCTTTCCACTGATAGgctgaaagagagaaattaggaGGTATCCTTATTTGAGCTTTTAGGCTGTCCCATGAGACAACTGTATATTtcaaactaaattaaatttttaaaaatcttattgaTGGCTACCCACACTTGCTCCTCTTCATTACCTAGACAGAGTTTGGGGTGGCGCCAGGTAACTGATCAGGAGTGTGAGAGTCTGTTCACCAGACCGTGCTGGGTGAAGGTGGGAGAATGATGGCTCAGACAGGCCCAGACCCACCCCTTAGAAAGCTTGGTCCAGTTGGGAAGACAGGTAGCAATCaaataatgtatacaaatatataatcatcTACTATATTATGCCCTAAAGGGCAAGAGCAATGTATAAGGGACTGTGGGAAACCTAATCCAGTCTGAGTATGTCTCTGAGGAAGAGATATTTGAGATAAAATCCAGGAGATGATTGTGAATCTAACAGATAAAATGAGTAGTCAGATGGGGAGAATGGACAAGACATAGGGATCAACTTGTGTTTGTGCAAAGGTTAGAGGTGGCAAGGAGCTTGATAGGTGGTCAAGGGAATGACCAGAGTGAGGCCAAGTGCCCTAGGGCCTAGCTGAGTGGGCAAAGTATTTTGTCTTGATCCTATAAGTGAGGGGGCCCCAAAGGTTTTTAACAGGGGAGTGCTGTGGTGGGTTTGAGAGGATAAGCCTTTAAGATCATATGGACATGTTGCCTTCCCTGCATTCTAAAGCCAAACTGAAATGATTTTGAATACCAATCATTTCAGTAAATCTATGTCTCTGCTGTCTCATGGGCGTTACTCATTCAGAATCAACCATATACtgaaaaactgtttaaaatactcttaatattctttttacttttataaatgagATAAATTACTCATTTAGAAACATCATTGACTTTTTCTCTATacattttagcttttaaaaatttactaattAACTGCCTGGCCATTGCTTtctcttcaaaaattaaatttcttgctTGAGCAGCCCCAGTggacaccttgactgcagccttgtgaggGACCCTGAGCCAGAGGCGCTAAGCTAAGTTGTACCCAGATTTCTGAGCTGTAGAAACTGTGAGGTGGTCAGTGTTCATTGTGTTAAGCTGTAAAAGTCAGTCAGTCAATCAAGGAAATGACAGCTCTAAAGCATACCAGCATGCACTACACCAAAGCTGGACACCTGGTAAGAACTTGGTCACATACTGCTGACAATTTAAAGaattaagattaaaaattttttttcttgcccatTTCTGCAGTGCGCTGGATCATTTCCTAGCCCTCTCAGTAGTCAGCTCTGACATGTAAAAAGTACTTTGTCACATCTCACTTCAGTCTCATGAAGTAAAAGAGTCAATAAAAAGCATTGAtatcccccttttctttgattcttttcccCCTTATTAATGAAAAGCCATTTTAAAGATTATCTATTCATTGTTTCTCATGAAAAGGTGAGAAGAGAGTTGGTTATTATTGGTAAATCATCTGCTACAACCTATTGTTAGAATATGCACTATATTTAGGTTCTGGATTTGCTTTGgtaatatgttttatttccttttgagtcCATTTTTAAGTCTCCtatggcaggggtccccaacccctgggccgtggGCCACTACCAGTCTGTGGCCttttaggaaccaggccgcacagcaggaggtgagcagcaggcaaacgagtgaagcttcatctgctgctccccaccgctccccatcgctcacattaccgcctgaaccatcccccccccacccccacccccgggaaaaattgtcttccatgaaaccggtccctggtgccacaaaggttggggactgctgtccTATGGGACAACATGGAAGATTTAAGAAAACCACTTTAGACAATTTAAGATGAGCAATGTGGGAaggagaattcattcattcattaaataaggGCATTTTGAGTACTACTATGTGGTTTTCTCTTAGTAGTAACAGCTTCAGAAGGAATCTGTTCCAAAATGGCATTGCAGACAGGAGATGCTCTTCTAGGCAGCAGCAAACTGGACCATGGAACAAACATGCAGTGACGAAGGGCCAGGAATGAGCACTAATTGGGGGGAAAGGGCATGGAAAAATGCTAAGGAGGAAGCTAGGAAAAGAGGCTGAATTTGAGAAATAAGATGACAAAAATGGCATGAACTTAATTATTCACAGGTAACCTAGAACTAGATGACAGCAAAACATCTTAATATCTTAATCTTTCACAATCAAATGTGAAATTAACTTGCCCTTAAAGACCTGATGGCATATCCCAGTAAAGCTAAACAAGAGACTTAAAATGCTTACTTTATTCAAGCACACCACTCTTCtccttgtttttaattatatgttttttaaaagatgatttccCGTATatggaaaagagggaggaagtagtttgtttcttctccttctcctccttcttcttttaattttttctctaaacTTGGTGATTTTTAAAACCCTCTTAAATCTTTAATGAGGTTGTGCGTTCAAAGGTGACACTGCCTAAGCACACTGTGGTATGTCTTCAGTGGTACAGTGGCCTGGATGGGTTTGACTCTTAACAGCTGAAGCTGTGTGGTGATGCCTTCTGGTGACTGGGGAGGGTTTGAGCCCCTGTGGGACACAAAGCGGGTGAAGCTCTCTGTAAAAAGTGGGGGTGAGGCAAGGGCCAGCACTGTTACCTGGAGGGATGGATAGTGAGGCCTGAGGAAAGGCTTTTTCTgcgtcattgtttgtttgcttgtttgtttgtttgtttttttttttaaattagaagactatcctttatttatttatttatttttgctgtgttgggtcttcggttcgtgcgagggctttctccagttgcggcaagcggggaccactcttcattgcggtgtggggaccgctcttcatcgcagtgcgcgggcctctctccatcgcggcc
This genomic interval carries:
- the SPTSSB gene encoding serine palmitoyltransferase small subunit B, coding for MDFKRVKDYFSWLYYQYQIISCCAVLEPWERSMFNTILLTIFAMVVYTAYVFIPIHIRLAWEFFSKMCGYHSTISN